From the genome of Dehalococcoidia bacterium:
TCGACATGGTGAACGTGGCAAATAGAAAGGCTCCGCCTCGCGGTTTTACTGATTACACCGTAACAGTCCCCGGACAGTCGGACATGCCGCAGGGAGTGGAAGTCATCGAAATGATATAGAGGCACTAATTAGAATGTACACAGAAGACGAACTCCTGCCCATCTCAGCGTTGCAGCATCTGGTTTTCTGCGAGCGACAGTGGGGGCTGATTCACCTGGAACAGGTCTGGGAAGAGAACCGCCTGACCGTCCAGGGAGACCTGCTGCACAACCGGGCCGATGAAGCGGAAACCGAGGTCCGACCCAATCTGCGCATCGCTCGCGGGTTGCGGTTGCGGTCATTGCGGCTTGGGCTCTCGGGAATAGCAGACGTGGTGGAGTTCCATAGGGCGAAAACAGGGGAGGAATCGTTCGGCATTTCTCTGGAAGGCGTGTCGGGACTGTGGAAACCCTTGATCGTTGAGTACAAGCGAGGCAAGCCCAAGATTGGCCGGGAGGATGAGGTGCAACTCTGCGCTCAGGCGATCTGTCTGGAAGAGATGCTCCAGGCGACGATACCGTCGGCCGCGTTCTTCTACGGGCAGCCCCGCCGTCGTTATGATGTGGCTCTCGACGCCGAACTCCGCGCCAAAACCGAGTCGATGAGCCAGAGATTGCACCAACTGACGCAGGCGGGGAAGACCCCTGTAGTTGAGTACAGTAAGAAATGCCGGAGCTGTTCGCTGGTGGAAATCTGCCTCCCTAAAGTGACCGGCAAGAAGGGGGATGTCGGAAGCTACCTCAAGAAGGCAATCGCCGAGGCGGGACAATGAAACATCTCTTAAATACCCTCTACGTCACGACTCAGGGAGCATATCTGGCCAAGGAGGGTGAGACGGTTCTGGTTCGAGTCGAGGGCGAAACCCGGCTTCAGGTGCCGATTCATACTCTCGGCAATATCGTCTGCTTCGGGCAGGTTTCGATGAGCCCTTTTCTGATGGGGCTTTGCGGGGAGCGCAATGTGGCTGTTTCCTTTCTCACCGAACGCGGTCGCTTTCTGGCCAGAGTTCAGGGTCCGGTTTCAGGCAATGTGCTATTGCGCCGGGAACAGTATCGCCGGGCAGACGATCCCGAAACGGCGGCCGAGATGGCGCGGGTGATGGTCATAGCCAAGATCGCCAACTGCCGTACCGTTCTGCTGCGCGCCATTCGCAGCCGACCGGAAGACACCGCCACAGGTACGCTGGCCGAGGCTGCAGAAGGATTGCGCCAACACCTACAGGAGCTAACCGCACCAGTTTCTCTGGAAACGGTCCGGGGGAAGGAAGGAGACGCTGCTCGTAAGTATTTCAGCGTCTTTGACCACCTGATCACCGTGCAGAAGGAAGATTTCTTTTTCAGGGAACGCTCACGGCGTCCGCCACTGGATAACATCAACGCGCTGCTTTCTTTTCTGTACACTCTGCTGGCTCATGATATGCGAGCGGCGCTGGAAGGAGTCGGCCTTGACCCCGCCGTGGGATTCCTGCATCGGGACCGTCCGGGGCGTTCCGGGCTGGCGCTGGACATGATGGAAGAATTGAGACCGTATCTGGCCGACCGTTTGGCGCTCTCGCTGGTCAACCTTCAGCAGGTGAAGGGTAAAGGATTCCGCAGGACCGAGACTGGCGCGGTGATGATGGATGATGAAACCCGAAAGGAGGTCCTGATGGCTTATCAGAAACGCAAGCAGGAGGAAATCACACATCCGTTTCTGGGAGAGAAGATCGCCATCGGTCTTCTGCCTCATTGCCAGGCACTGCTGATGGCTCGCTGTCTGCGGGGAGACCTGGATGGCTATCCACCCTTTGTCTGGCGCTAACTCTGCTTCCCCCTTTCGCAAAGGGGGACTGAGGGGGATTTAGCCCCACGCACCTTAACAACTGACGACTGATAACGTTGAAGAGGGAAGCGACAATGATGGTTCTGGTGACTTATGACGTAAGCACGGAGACGCCGGAGGGAGGCAAGCGTCTGAGAAGGGTGGCCAAAACATGCAAAAACCATGGCCAGCGGGTTCAGAAATCGGTGTTTGAGTGTGTGGTGGACCCGGCTCACTGGACTCGCTTTCGAGCTGGGCTGATCGAAATCATCAGGGAGGATCAGGACAGTCTGCGATTCTATTTTCTGGGGAAGAACTGGAAGACTCGAGTGGAACATATTGGGGTCAATCCCGGATACGACCCGGAGGGTCCGCTGGTGGTTTGAAAGGTGTACGCCAACCCCGAGCGGACACAAACTCACGCCTACGGTTGGCGAGCTTCGGGGAAATTGAATTCATATCTGGAGGGCTTGGAGGTGAAGAGAAGCAATTGAGATGTTTTTGTAGCTAAACATACGGTCGCCCCTCACGCAGGGGCGTGGATTGAAACACCGATGCCCACGCCACAGCACCCGTTACCTATGGTCGCCCCTCACGCAGGGGCGTGGATTGAAACCAAGCCTTCGCCATTCTGAGGCTTAACCGGGCTTTGTCGCCCCTCACGCAGGGGCGTGGATTGAAACTTGGCTGGCTTCATGCTCCTGATCGGCATGGGCGGTCGCCCCTCACGCAGGGGCGTGGATTGAAACTTTTGGGGATTGTCCGGGATTTGATAACTTGCCGGTCGCCCCTCACGCAGGGGCGTGGATTGAAACGGATCGATCCCAGTCCTCCCCGCCAGCAACCCCACGTCGCCCCTCACGCAGGGGCGTGGATTGAAACAGCGGGTATCGGATATCGTCAACGCCGGGGATGGTCGCCCCTCACGCAGGGGCGTGGATTGAAACGGATCGATCCCAGTCCTCCCCGCCAGCAACCCCAGTCGCCCCTCACGCAGGGGCGTGGATTGAAACACTGATGGGGCCATACTTGGCATATACGGAAATGGTCGCCCCTCACGCAGGGGCGTGGATTGAAACTTGTTGGTTCCCGGCGCAAGTTGTGTTGCGAATGTGGTCGCCCCTCACGCAGGGGCGTGGATTGAAACTGATCCGGGACAAGCAGGGGTTGACTCCAGATGAGTCGCCCCTCACGCAGGGGCGTGGATTGAAACTTCCTGGATATTCACGGTATAGCCGTAGAGACATAGTCGCCCCTCACGCAGGGGCGTGGATTGAAACTAACAGAGAAGTGGGTAATCTAATGGCAGAGCGTGTCGCCCCTCACGCAGGGGCGTGGATTGAAACTTGCTGGAGTGTCCTGGAGTGGCTTTCAACTCGGTCGCCCCTCACGCAGGGGCGTGGATTGAAACACATTCTGCGATTGGAACCCGGTCTCTGAATTCTGGGTCGCCCCTCACGCAGGGGCGTGGATTGAAACCCGGAAGGCGAAGCCGAATATTTTGAGCAACTCCTGTCGCCCCTCACGCAGGGGCGTGGATTGAAACTGTGAGCTTCAGGGGTTGCCCCGGTCTTTTGATGTCGCCCCTCACGCAGGGGCGTGGATTGAAACATTCGCTGTTCTTACCATCTGGTGCCGATAACAGTCGCCCCTCACGCAGGGGCGTGGATTGAAACTGGTATTGCAAAGTGGACAAGTTCCGCAACTTCAGTCGCCCCTCACGCAGGGGCGTGGATTGAAACTTGATATCGTCTGTTTTGTAGCCATAGGTTCCAGTCGCCCCTCACGCAGGGGCGTGGATTGAAACCTTGAGGACCTCGATTTTCTCGCCTATGT
Proteins encoded in this window:
- the cas4 gene encoding CRISPR-associated protein Cas4 yields the protein MYTEDELLPISALQHLVFCERQWGLIHLEQVWEENRLTVQGDLLHNRADEAETEVRPNLRIARGLRLRSLRLGLSGIADVVEFHRAKTGEESFGISLEGVSGLWKPLIVEYKRGKPKIGREDEVQLCAQAICLEEMLQATIPSAAFFYGQPRRRYDVALDAELRAKTESMSQRLHQLTQAGKTPVVEYSKKCRSCSLVEICLPKVTGKKGDVGSYLKKAIAEAGQ
- the cas1c gene encoding type I-C CRISPR-associated endonuclease Cas1c, coding for MKHLLNTLYVTTQGAYLAKEGETVLVRVEGETRLQVPIHTLGNIVCFGQVSMSPFLMGLCGERNVAVSFLTERGRFLARVQGPVSGNVLLRREQYRRADDPETAAEMARVMVIAKIANCRTVLLRAIRSRPEDTATGTLAEAAEGLRQHLQELTAPVSLETVRGKEGDAARKYFSVFDHLITVQKEDFFFRERSRRPPLDNINALLSFLYTLLAHDMRAALEGVGLDPAVGFLHRDRPGRSGLALDMMEELRPYLADRLALSLVNLQQVKGKGFRRTETGAVMMDDETRKEVLMAYQKRKQEEITHPFLGEKIAIGLLPHCQALLMARCLRGDLDGYPPFVWR
- the cas2 gene encoding CRISPR-associated endonuclease Cas2, encoding MMVLVTYDVSTETPEGGKRLRRVAKTCKNHGQRVQKSVFECVVDPAHWTRFRAGLIEIIREDQDSLRFYFLGKNWKTRVEHIGVNPGYDPEGPLVV